One Streptomyces mobaraensis NBRC 13819 = DSM 40847 DNA segment encodes these proteins:
- a CDS encoding M1 family metallopeptidase, producing the protein MRRRLPLCALLCLLLPACAPARTTVRPADPATAGAKGVGDPLFPTMGNGGYQVEHYGLSLSYEPADGSVTATAEIGARTDRALSSFSLDFHGLQVDRATVDGAPAGVTRTGDALRLTPAHDLASDTAFTATIAYHGVPEALTDPDGSQEGWLKTPDGAVALGEPNGSMTWFPGNHHPSDKAAYDLTVSVPEGMTAVSNGELSKQETANGRTSFTWHTAEPMASYLATVAIGSFTLDRTAAGTVPQTVAIHTAQAKRAADVPAWVASATDWGTRLFGPYPFSSTGATIGSGPSIDYALETQTRPYFNHAPDQISLVHEIAHQWFGDSVTPGSWQDMWLNEGFATYAEWLWQEQHAGPTAADTFAEYYALPKTDDLWSFPPANPPSAEDVSGDPVYYRGAMTLQKLRETVGDTTFTSILQTWATDHRHANARTTDFTNLCTKLAGKDLTPLFQKWLYTTGKPATP; encoded by the coding sequence GTGCGCCGCCGCCTTCCGCTCTGCGCCCTCCTGTGCCTCCTGCTGCCGGCCTGCGCCCCCGCACGGACGACCGTCCGCCCGGCGGACCCCGCGACGGCCGGCGCCAAGGGCGTGGGCGACCCCCTGTTCCCCACCATGGGCAACGGCGGCTACCAGGTGGAGCACTACGGCCTGTCCCTCTCCTACGAGCCGGCGGACGGCAGCGTCACCGCCACCGCGGAGATCGGCGCCCGCACCGACCGGGCCCTGTCGTCGTTCAGCCTCGACTTCCACGGCCTCCAGGTGGACCGGGCGACGGTCGACGGCGCCCCCGCCGGCGTCACCCGGACCGGGGACGCCCTACGCCTGACCCCCGCGCACGACCTCGCCTCCGACACCGCCTTCACCGCCACCATCGCCTACCACGGCGTCCCCGAGGCGCTCACCGACCCCGACGGCTCCCAGGAGGGCTGGCTGAAGACCCCCGACGGCGCCGTGGCCCTCGGCGAGCCCAACGGCTCCATGACCTGGTTCCCCGGCAACCACCACCCCTCCGACAAGGCCGCCTACGACCTGACCGTCAGCGTCCCCGAAGGCATGACAGCCGTTTCCAACGGCGAACTGAGCAAACAGGAGACGGCGAACGGCCGGACGTCCTTCACCTGGCACACCGCCGAACCGATGGCCAGCTACCTGGCGACCGTCGCCATCGGCTCCTTCACCCTCGACCGCACCGCCGCCGGCACCGTCCCGCAGACCGTGGCCATCCACACCGCCCAGGCGAAGCGGGCCGCGGACGTCCCGGCCTGGGTCGCCTCCGCCACCGACTGGGGCACCCGCCTCTTCGGCCCGTACCCCTTCTCCTCCACCGGCGCCACGATCGGCTCGGGCCCGTCCATCGACTACGCCCTGGAGACCCAGACCCGCCCCTACTTCAACCACGCCCCCGACCAGATCTCCCTCGTCCACGAGATCGCCCACCAGTGGTTCGGCGACTCCGTCACCCCCGGCTCCTGGCAGGACATGTGGCTCAACGAGGGCTTCGCCACCTACGCGGAATGGCTCTGGCAGGAACAACACGCGGGCCCCACGGCCGCGGACACCTTCGCCGAGTACTACGCCCTCCCGAAAACGGACGACCTCTGGTCGTTCCCACCCGCGAACCCCCCATCCGCCGAGGACGTCTCCGGCGACCCCGTCTACTACCGCGGCGCGATGACCCTCCAAAAACTCCGCGAAACGGTAGGCGACACCACCTTCACCTCGATCCTCCAGACCTGGGCCACAGACCACCGCCACGCCAACGCCCGCACCACGGACTTCACGAACCTGTGCACCAAGCTGGCGGGCAAGGACCTGACACCGCTCTTCCAGAAGTGGCTCTACACCACGGGCAAACCGGCGACGCCCTAG
- a CDS encoding SpoIIE family protein phosphatase has translation MWQNSPPGSLYDYIRVASFSLGPDGRIEQWSERATELFGITPGQAVGRDPQDVFAAAQQGVLFSGDLGDLGEPGGLPLADGPDARARTGLVPYQRDGRQQGLAEVYVMPSRNERGERAALCVAVDVRALQGIETDIAASEAVFGQSPLGFFFFGTDLRLLRVNESFAQALGRPVAWHRGRRPHEFLPRTEAERLTLALRQVLDTGRPVADLQLMGPVPGKAERRRWSVSLYRLHGGSGRPIGVAAIATDVTGRRRAEREAAGVRRNLALLNEASARIGTSLDLETTARELLDVAVPQFCDLASVDLYQGLLAGDEAPPGLADGSAELRRVAFASAVSGAPVASDEPDEKAIQVGEVHRYPFHSPCAGALRTAQVQAVPGAGREGAEPPEPGMSAQCTLAVPMVARDTVMGLVQFTRTKGSEPFGERETAVAVELASRAAVCIDNARLYRREHERALILQRSLLPPVDPEAAGLEIACRYLPGNAATEVGGDWFDVIELPGHRTALVVGDVMGRGLRAAVAMGELRTAVRTLAMLDMEPAEVLSALDEIAHGLGRPGGKQSASRGVRGSVRPADLSEVYLATCVYAVYDPVTRRCTVANAGHLPPVLVEEGKPARLLEVQPGMPLGVGGELFEETVLELPDGALLALYTDGLVESRDHPLDEGLQAFRDALTDPARPLEDVCDHVLSALDTHHGEDDIALLMARLRGLPPGHVGDWTLPPEPRSVARARELAREMLPQWGLESLVDTTELLVSELVTNALRYGEGDIRLRLLLDRTLVCEVWDAGSVQPRRRRARDTDEGGRGLQLVGLLSAAWGSRRIPPQGKTVWFELALPDGEAGAPDAVEALMSLY, from the coding sequence ATGTGGCAGAACAGCCCGCCCGGATCCCTCTACGACTACATCCGCGTGGCGTCGTTCTCGCTGGGGCCCGACGGCCGGATCGAGCAGTGGAGCGAGCGCGCCACCGAGCTCTTCGGAATAACTCCGGGTCAGGCGGTCGGCCGGGATCCCCAGGACGTGTTCGCCGCCGCGCAGCAAGGGGTCCTCTTTTCGGGCGACCTGGGCGACCTCGGCGAGCCGGGCGGCCTGCCGCTCGCGGACGGGCCGGACGCCCGCGCCAGGACCGGCCTCGTCCCGTACCAGCGCGACGGGCGGCAACAGGGCCTCGCCGAGGTCTACGTGATGCCCAGCCGGAACGAGCGCGGCGAGCGCGCCGCCCTCTGCGTGGCCGTCGACGTCCGGGCGCTCCAGGGAATAGAGACCGACATCGCGGCGTCGGAAGCCGTTTTCGGCCAATCTCCCCTGGGGTTCTTCTTCTTCGGAACGGACCTGCGGCTGCTCCGCGTCAACGAGAGCTTCGCCCAGGCACTCGGCCGTCCCGTCGCCTGGCACCGGGGCCGCAGGCCGCACGAGTTCCTGCCCCGCACCGAGGCCGAACGGCTGACGCTCGCGCTCCGCCAGGTCCTCGACACGGGCCGGCCGGTGGCCGATCTCCAGCTGATGGGACCGGTGCCCGGCAAGGCCGAACGCCGCCGCTGGTCGGTGTCGCTCTACCGGCTGCACGGCGGCAGCGGGCGGCCCATCGGCGTGGCCGCCATCGCCACCGACGTCACCGGCCGCCGCCGTGCCGAACGGGAGGCCGCCGGGGTCCGGCGCAACCTGGCGCTGCTCAACGAGGCGAGCGCCCGCATCGGCACCTCCCTCGACCTGGAGACCACCGCCCGCGAGCTGCTGGACGTGGCCGTCCCGCAGTTCTGCGACCTCGCCTCCGTCGACCTCTACCAGGGGCTGCTGGCGGGGGACGAGGCGCCGCCCGGCCTGGCCGACGGCAGCGCCGAGCTGCGCCGCGTCGCCTTCGCCAGCGCCGTGTCGGGCGCGCCGGTCGCCTCCGACGAGCCCGACGAGAAGGCCATCCAGGTCGGCGAGGTGCACCGGTACCCGTTCCACTCGCCGTGCGCCGGCGCCCTGCGCACCGCCCAGGTGCAGGCCGTTCCCGGCGCCGGCCGGGAGGGCGCCGAACCGCCCGAGCCGGGCATGTCGGCGCAGTGCACGCTGGCCGTGCCGATGGTGGCCCGGGACACGGTGATGGGGCTCGTCCAGTTCACCCGCACCAAGGGCAGCGAGCCGTTCGGCGAGCGGGAGACGGCCGTGGCCGTGGAGCTGGCCTCGCGGGCGGCGGTCTGCATCGACAACGCCCGTCTCTACCGGCGCGAGCACGAGCGGGCCCTCATCCTCCAGCGCAGTCTGCTGCCCCCGGTCGACCCCGAGGCCGCCGGGCTGGAGATCGCCTGCCGCTATCTGCCCGGCAACGCGGCGACCGAGGTGGGCGGCGACTGGTTCGACGTCATCGAACTGCCCGGCCACCGTACGGCCCTGGTCGTCGGCGACGTCATGGGCCGCGGCCTGCGGGCCGCCGTCGCCATGGGCGAACTCCGCACCGCCGTACGGACCCTGGCCATGCTGGACATGGAGCCGGCCGAGGTGCTGTCCGCCCTCGACGAGATCGCCCACGGCCTCGGCCGCCCCGGCGGCAAGCAGTCCGCCTCGCGCGGTGTGCGGGGGAGCGTGCGTCCGGCCGATCTGTCCGAGGTCTACCTGGCGACGTGCGTCTACGCGGTGTACGACCCGGTCACCCGGCGCTGCACGGTGGCCAACGCCGGGCACCTGCCGCCCGTCCTGGTCGAGGAGGGCAAGCCGGCGCGGCTGCTGGAGGTGCAGCCGGGAATGCCGCTCGGGGTGGGCGGTGAGCTGTTCGAGGAGACCGTCCTCGAGCTGCCCGACGGGGCGTTGCTGGCGTTGTACACGGACGGTCTGGTCGAGTCGCGTGATCATCCGCTGGACGAGGGGTTGCAGGCGTTCCGTGACGCCCTCACGGATCCGGCCCGGCCGTTGGAGGACGTCTGCGATCACGTCCTGTCCGCTCTGGACACCCACCACGGCGAGGACGACATCGCCCTGCTGATGGCCCGGCTCCGGGGGCTGCCGCCCGGGCACGTCGGCGACTGGACGCTGCCGCCCGAGCCGCGCTCCGTCGCCCGGGCGCGGGAGCTGGCCCGGGAGATGCTGCCGCAGTGGGGGCTGGAGAGCCTGGTGGACACGACCGAGTTGTTGGTGAGTGAGCTGGTCACCAATGCGCTGCGGTACGGGGAGGGCGACATCCGGCTGCGGCTGCTGCTGGACCGGACGCTGGTGTGCGAGGTGTGGGACGCGGGGTCGGTGCAGCCTCGGCGGCGGCGGGCCCGGGATACGGATGAGGGGGGGCGTGGCCTGCAGCTGGTCGGGTTGCTCAGTGCTGCTTGGGGGAGTCGGCGGATTCCTCCGCAGGGGAAGACGGTGTGGTTTGAACTGGCGTTGCCGGATGGGGAGGCGGGGGCGCCTGATGCGGTGGAGGCTCTGATGAGCCTCTATTGA
- a CDS encoding succinate dehydrogenase/fumarate reductase iron-sulfur subunit yields the protein MSYQARFKVWRGDAGGGGLTDYEVAVNEGEVVLDIIHRLQATAAPDLAVRWNCKAGKCGSCSAEINGRPRLMCMTRMSVFDPAETVTVTPMRAFPVVRDLVTDVSYNYAKARDVASFAPPPDLKPGEYRMRQQDVDRLQEFRKCIECFLCQNTCHVVRDHEENKPAFAGPRFLMRVAELDMHPLDAAAEAGVDRKAAAREDHGLGYCNITKCCTEVCPEHIKITDNALIPLKERVVDRSYDPLVWLGSKIRRRGAGHGT from the coding sequence ATGAGTTATCAGGCCCGCTTCAAGGTGTGGCGGGGTGACGCCGGCGGCGGCGGCCTCACGGACTACGAGGTCGCCGTCAACGAGGGTGAGGTCGTCCTCGACATCATCCACCGGCTGCAGGCCACGGCCGCGCCGGACCTCGCCGTCCGCTGGAACTGCAAGGCGGGCAAGTGCGGTTCGTGCAGCGCGGAGATCAACGGCCGGCCGCGGCTGATGTGCATGACGCGGATGTCGGTGTTCGACCCGGCGGAGACGGTCACGGTGACGCCGATGCGGGCGTTCCCGGTCGTCCGGGACCTGGTGACGGACGTGTCGTACAACTACGCCAAGGCGCGGGACGTGGCCTCGTTCGCCCCGCCGCCGGACCTGAAGCCGGGCGAGTACCGGATGCGGCAGCAGGACGTGGACCGGTTGCAGGAGTTCCGCAAGTGCATCGAGTGCTTCCTGTGCCAGAACACCTGCCATGTGGTGCGTGACCACGAGGAGAACAAGCCCGCGTTCGCCGGGCCGCGCTTCCTGATGCGCGTCGCCGAGCTGGACATGCACCCGCTGGACGCCGCCGCCGAGGCGGGCGTCGACCGCAAGGCGGCGGCCCGCGAGGACCACGGGCTCGGCTACTGCAACATCACCAAGTGCTGCACGGAGGTCTGCCCCGAGCACATCAAAATCACCGACAACGCGCTGATCCCGCTGAAGGAGCGGGTCGTCGACCGCTCCTACGACCCGCTGGTCTGGCTGGGCAGCAAGATCCGCCGCCGGGGCGCCGGGCACGGAACGTAA
- a CDS encoding ATP-binding protein, giving the protein MVGVSDSALASTPGFAEWSFPAEAGAVRTARTLVRDTLLAWGLADVSDVTVLLVSELVTNSLRHATGPIGVRMYSRAGRVLQVEVSDPLPDPPRERVAEADDEGGRGLQLVALASRRWGTRRGDNGKTVWFELSLPG; this is encoded by the coding sequence GTGGTCGGCGTGAGCGACAGCGCACTGGCATCGACGCCGGGGTTCGCCGAATGGAGCTTCCCCGCCGAGGCCGGTGCGGTGCGCACCGCCCGGACGCTCGTCCGCGACACCCTGCTGGCCTGGGGCCTGGCGGACGTCAGCGACGTCACCGTCCTCCTCGTGAGCGAGCTCGTCACCAACTCCCTGCGGCACGCCACCGGCCCCATCGGCGTCCGGATGTACTCCCGCGCCGGCCGTGTGCTGCAGGTCGAGGTCTCCGATCCGCTGCCCGACCCGCCCCGCGAACGTGTGGCCGAAGCCGACGACGAGGGCGGGCGCGGACTGCAACTCGTCGCACTGGCGTCCCGTCGCTGGGGTACCCGCCGGGGTGACAACGGCAAGACGGTGTGGTTCGAACTGAGCTTGCCAGGTTAG
- a CDS encoding APC family permease → MSTEQGSHSNYRRTLGPVALTAVGLGSIIGSGWLFGAQRAAGIAGPAAILAWVIGAVVALTIALTYSELGAMFPKAGGMVRYGQYSHGSLAGYLAAWANWIAIVSVIPGEATASVQYMSSWKWQWAKELYDGKELTGAGVGLASVLLVFYFFLNWFAITLFAKTNNLITIFKVVVPILTAGALMWSHFDTHNIKVAGGFTPNGWNAVFTAVATSGIVWAYNGFQSPLNMAGEARNPGKSLPKAVIGSILIALVIYIALQVAFLMAVPSGDLGDGWSALTYKSPLADLAIAWGLNWLAIVLYADAFISPSGTGMIYAATTSRMIHGVQENGHLPGIFGKVDPKTGVPRPALLLNLVIAFLFLAVFRGWGSLAEIVSIATVISYITGPVAVMSLRRIAPGITRPVKLRAMPVIAPIAMVFGSLVLYWGKWPLTGKVILIMAVGLPIWAWYELRKPWDELKPHLKAGAWMVTYLLVMAFVSWAGGKDYGGKGYLGEGWDLLVVALIGLAFYVWGVQSAWRNPTLVATEKEIEEIERAERASGSEDAVPSASKA, encoded by the coding sequence TTGAGTACCGAACAGGGTTCCCACTCCAATTACCGCCGGACCCTCGGTCCGGTGGCCCTGACGGCCGTCGGCCTCGGGTCGATCATCGGCTCCGGCTGGCTCTTCGGCGCCCAGCGGGCCGCCGGTATCGCCGGTCCGGCCGCGATCCTGGCCTGGGTCATCGGCGCCGTCGTCGCGCTGACCATCGCCCTGACGTACAGCGAGCTGGGTGCGATGTTCCCCAAGGCCGGCGGCATGGTCCGCTACGGCCAGTACTCGCACGGCTCGCTCGCCGGCTACCTCGCCGCATGGGCCAACTGGATCGCGATCGTCTCCGTCATCCCCGGCGAGGCGACCGCGTCCGTCCAGTACATGAGCTCCTGGAAGTGGCAGTGGGCCAAGGAGCTGTACGACGGCAAGGAGCTCACCGGCGCCGGTGTGGGCCTCGCCAGCGTCCTGCTGGTCTTCTACTTCTTCCTGAACTGGTTCGCGATCACCCTGTTCGCGAAGACCAACAACCTGATCACGATCTTTAAGGTCGTCGTTCCGATCCTGACCGCCGGCGCCCTGATGTGGTCGCACTTCGACACGCACAACATCAAGGTGGCGGGTGGCTTCACGCCCAACGGCTGGAACGCCGTCTTCACCGCCGTGGCCACCTCCGGCATCGTCTGGGCCTACAACGGCTTCCAGTCCCCGCTGAACATGGCCGGGGAGGCCCGCAACCCGGGCAAGTCGCTGCCGAAGGCCGTCATCGGCTCCATCCTGATCGCGCTGGTCATCTACATCGCGCTGCAGGTCGCCTTCCTGATGGCCGTCCCCTCCGGCGACCTCGGCGACGGCTGGAGCGCCCTCACCTACAAGTCCCCGCTGGCCGACCTGGCCATCGCCTGGGGCCTGAACTGGCTGGCGATCGTCCTCTACGCGGACGCCTTCATCTCCCCCTCCGGCACCGGCATGATCTACGCCGCGACCACCTCGCGCATGATCCACGGCGTGCAGGAGAACGGCCACCTGCCGGGCATCTTCGGCAAGGTCGACCCGAAGACCGGCGTGCCGCGTCCGGCCCTGCTGCTCAACCTGGTCATCGCCTTCCTCTTCCTCGCGGTCTTCCGCGGCTGGGGCTCGCTGGCCGAGATCGTCTCCATCGCGACCGTCATCTCGTACATCACCGGCCCCGTCGCCGTGATGTCGCTGCGCCGCATCGCCCCGGGCATCACCCGCCCGGTGAAGCTGCGCGCGATGCCCGTCATCGCGCCCATCGCGATGGTCTTCGGCTCGCTCGTCCTCTACTGGGGCAAGTGGCCGCTCACCGGCAAGGTCATCCTGATCATGGCGGTCGGTCTGCCGATCTGGGCCTGGTACGAGCTGCGCAAGCCGTGGGACGAGCTCAAGCCGCACCTCAAGGCCGGCGCCTGGATGGTGACCTACCTGCTGGTCATGGCCTTCGTCTCGTGGGCCGGCGGCAAGGACTACGGTGGCAAGGGCTACCTGGGCGAGGGCTGGGACCTGCTGGTCGTCGCCCTGATCGGCCTGGCGTTCTACGTGTGGGGCGTGCAGAGCGCCTGGCGCAACCCCACGCTCGTCGCCACCGAGAAGGAGATCGAGGAGATCGAGCGCGCCGAGCGGGCGAGCGGGTCCGAGGACGCCGTTCCGTCGGCCTCCAAGGCGTAA
- a CDS encoding TPM domain-containing protein has translation MTRLLRRYGPGAPGPAIVGALFALCVLLLPAPSVARAETPLDLDATGHITDTVGALGRRRPQVEAALARLAGRDVQLYVTYVHDFSGRTGREWADATADRNGLGPHDVLLAVATSPRRFAVSAAQDSGFRADQLRQVATVAIAPALKAHDWAGAAIGAADGYRSVLAGQAVRPPVIVPGSSDPGGSGLLPGDRRFWAPVATGALLCLAGLLLRRQRRRRARRRVTVVPFRTPVAPVTVSASTEPGLARMAQPLTPLPDLETEASLNLVATDDAVRTSAEELSFAVAQLGEAATLPFAEAVGYARSELAAAFRLRQRLDDAPAHDDDFRRHALDEICSRCTSANRRLDAEAAAFDRLRALKANAAVVLARAEDAARALEPRIDTAENALFALRRRCTEDALAPVWRYPAEARDRLAFAGAALEDAHTGLAEGDRDRAAVSVRAAEAALSQVRTLAAAALRHAHELNGSARRLAAALADAEAAAAGRTEGAAFDLLTAVRREAACERTDPRAVLRRIDEAAAAFDDLLPPDDPGRAARSHARTGRALLAARARVSGARDFITTHRGAVGARARTRLAEAERHLALARRDATEATRAETLALQARTAAERDVGVYGVAHSAPDTTRPARALGGALLGGIVLAGLLPATFGGGATRGRLAAPER, from the coding sequence GTGACGCGGCTTTTGAGGCGGTACGGGCCCGGGGCGCCGGGCCCGGCCATCGTCGGCGCCCTCTTCGCGCTGTGCGTCCTCCTCCTCCCGGCGCCGTCCGTCGCCCGTGCCGAGACCCCGCTCGACCTGGACGCCACGGGGCACATCACCGACACGGTCGGCGCGCTCGGCCGCCGCCGGCCCCAGGTCGAGGCCGCCCTCGCCCGGCTGGCCGGCCGGGACGTCCAGCTGTACGTCACCTACGTGCACGACTTCTCCGGCCGCACCGGCCGCGAGTGGGCCGACGCCACCGCCGACCGCAACGGCCTGGGCCCGCACGACGTCCTGCTCGCCGTCGCCACCTCCCCCCGGCGGTTCGCCGTCTCCGCCGCCCAGGACTCCGGCTTCCGCGCCGACCAGCTCCGGCAGGTCGCCACCGTCGCCATCGCCCCCGCCCTGAAGGCGCACGACTGGGCCGGGGCCGCGATCGGGGCCGCCGACGGCTACCGGTCCGTCCTGGCGGGCCAGGCCGTCCGGCCGCCCGTCATCGTCCCCGGCAGCAGCGACCCCGGGGGCAGCGGGCTGCTCCCCGGCGACCGGCGGTTCTGGGCGCCGGTGGCGACCGGGGCGCTGCTCTGCCTGGCCGGGCTGCTGCTGCGCCGGCAGCGGCGCCGCCGGGCCCGCCGGCGGGTCACCGTCGTCCCGTTCCGTACCCCTGTAGCGCCCGTCACCGTCTCCGCCTCCACCGAGCCGGGCCTCGCCCGGATGGCCCAGCCGCTCACCCCGCTGCCCGACCTGGAGACGGAGGCGTCGCTCAACCTCGTCGCCACCGACGACGCCGTCCGCACCAGCGCCGAGGAGCTGTCCTTCGCCGTCGCCCAGCTCGGCGAGGCGGCGACACTGCCGTTCGCCGAGGCCGTCGGATACGCGCGGAGCGAGCTGGCCGCCGCGTTCCGGCTGCGGCAGCGGCTCGACGACGCGCCCGCCCACGACGACGACTTCCGCCGGCACGCCCTCGACGAGATCTGCTCCCGCTGCACCAGCGCCAACCGGCGGCTGGACGCCGAGGCGGCCGCCTTCGACCGGCTGCGCGCCCTGAAGGCCAACGCTGCCGTCGTCCTCGCCCGCGCGGAGGACGCCGCCCGGGCCCTCGAACCGCGCATCGACACCGCCGAGAACGCCCTGTTCGCCCTCCGCCGCCGGTGCACCGAGGACGCGCTCGCCCCCGTCTGGCGGTACCCGGCCGAGGCCCGCGACCGCCTCGCCTTCGCGGGCGCCGCCCTGGAGGACGCGCACACCGGCCTCGCCGAGGGCGACCGGGACCGGGCCGCGGTCTCGGTCCGCGCGGCCGAGGCCGCGCTGTCCCAGGTCCGCACCCTGGCCGCCGCCGCCCTGCGCCACGCCCACGAACTCAACGGCTCCGCCCGCCGGCTGGCCGCCGCCCTGGCGGACGCGGAGGCCGCCGCCGCGGGCCGCACGGAGGGCGCCGCCTTCGACCTGCTCACCGCCGTCCGCCGGGAGGCCGCCTGCGAACGGACCGACCCGCGGGCCGTCCTCCGCCGCATCGACGAGGCCGCCGCCGCCTTCGACGACCTCCTGCCCCCCGACGACCCCGGCCGCGCCGCCCGCTCCCACGCCCGGACCGGCCGCGCCCTCCTCGCCGCCCGGGCCCGGGTCTCGGGCGCCCGCGACTTCATCACCACCCACCGCGGCGCCGTGGGCGCCCGCGCCCGCACACGGCTCGCGGAGGCCGAGCGGCACCTGGCACTGGCCCGGCGCGACGCGACCGAGGCCACGCGCGCGGAGACGCTCGCCCTCCAGGCCCGGACCGCCGCCGAACGGGACGTCGGCGTCTACGGCGTCGCCCACTCCGCGCCCGACACGACGCGACCGGCGCGGGCGCTCGGCGGCGCCCTCCTCGGTGGCATCGTCCTCGCCGGCCTGCTCCCGGCGACGTTCGGCGGCGGCGCGACGCGGGGGCGCCTGGCGGCGCCGGAGCGGTGA
- a CDS encoding GntR family transcriptional regulator → MAFGDQPAYLRVAGDLRQKIVAGELPPHTRLPSQARIREQYGVSDTVALEARKVLMAEGLVEGRSGSGTYVRERPERRAVVRTGYRGVGESSSFRQEQADPRVKGTWEARSEQLAAPAAVAERLRIAPGDRVMRTDYLFRCAGEPAMLSTSWEPLAVTGRTPVMLPEEGPLAGRGVVERMAAIDLVVDNVTEEISARPGLAQETLALGGVPGHCVLVVSRTYFAGGRAVETADVVMLAERHRVAYHLPVK, encoded by the coding sequence GTGGCATTCGGTGACCAGCCCGCATACCTCCGCGTCGCCGGCGATCTCCGTCAGAAGATCGTCGCAGGCGAGCTGCCGCCGCACACCCGCCTCCCCTCCCAGGCCCGCATCCGCGAGCAGTACGGCGTCTCGGACACGGTCGCCCTGGAGGCCCGCAAGGTGCTGATGGCCGAGGGGCTGGTGGAGGGCCGGTCCGGGTCGGGCACCTACGTCCGGGAGCGGCCCGAGCGGCGTGCCGTGGTGCGCACCGGCTATCGGGGGGTGGGGGAGTCCTCGTCCTTCCGCCAGGAGCAGGCCGATCCCCGGGTCAAGGGCACCTGGGAGGCGCGCAGCGAGCAGCTCGCCGCGCCGGCCGCGGTCGCCGAGCGGCTGCGGATCGCGCCCGGCGACCGGGTGATGCGCACCGACTACCTGTTCCGCTGCGCCGGGGAGCCGGCGATGCTCTCCACCTCCTGGGAGCCGCTCGCCGTCACCGGGCGGACGCCGGTGATGCTGCCCGAGGAGGGCCCGCTGGCCGGTCGCGGGGTGGTCGAGCGGATGGCCGCCATCGACCTCGTCGTGGACAACGTCACCGAGGAGATCAGCGCCCGCCCGGGGCTGGCGCAGGAGACGCTGGCGCTGGGCGGGGTGCCGGGCCACTGCGTGCTGGTGGTCTCGCGGACGTACTTCGCCGGCGGGCGCGCGGTGGAGACGGCGGACGTGGTGATGCTCGCCGAGCGGCACCGCGTGGCGTACCACCTTCCGGTGAAGTAG